The Hoplias malabaricus isolate fHopMal1 chromosome 9, fHopMal1.hap1, whole genome shotgun sequence genome contains a region encoding:
- the LOC136706628 gene encoding immunoglobulin kappa light chain-like, protein MLTIGVIFLLCPVYPLKAQKGSQQDGALILLEEGQNVTIVCPYQSDMAMHFSWYRHIIGHKPELISTIYKYESKATFYHEFKDNPRFNMVNGKGITYLNISKLQISDSATYYCGSAHSNIVEFGDGTELVVRASHVHILQQPTVQLVKSGDSVILQCTVLTGSISGDHSVYWLKHGSGESPPGIIYAHGDTNSQCSRSSETDSPTQSCVYKLPKTNLSLSDAGTYYCAVAVCGQILFGNGTKLNLDNKGVSCSEHIHILVLLSIIRTSLMSCCVSVIIIWHCTTRRAKTTVNVPFQKEMHYGRQLESFSHPRKTRLLV, encoded by the exons ATGCTGACCATTGgagttatttttcttctttgtcCAGTGT ATCCTCTCAAGGCACAAAAAGGCTCCCAACAAGATGGTGCTCTGATACTTCTTGAGGAAGGACAAAATGTGACGATCGTTTGCCCTTACCAGAGTGATATGGCTATGCATTTCTCGTGGTACAGGCACATAATCGGGCACAAGCCTGAGCTAATCTCCACTATTTACAAATACGAATCAAAGGCCACATTCTACCATGAATTTAAAGATAATCCTCGCTTTAATATGGTAAATGGGAAGGGTATAACTTACCTGAATATATCAAAGCTACAGATCTCAGACTCTGCCACATATTACTGTGGAAGTGCCCATTCCAACATAGTGGAGTTTGGGGATGGAACAGAGCTGGTAGTAAGAG CTTCACATGTCCATATACTGCAACAGCCCACGGTACAGTTAGTTAAATCAGGTGACTCTGTGATTCTGCAGTGTACAGTGCTCACAGGGAGCATTTCAGGAGATCACAGTGTGTACTGGCTGAAACATGGATCAGGAGAATCTCCTCCAGGAATCATTTACGCTCATGGAGACACTAACAGTCAGTGTAGCAGGAGTTCTGAGACGGATTCTcctacacagagctgtgtctacaaactccccaagaccaacctcagtctctctgacgctggaacttactactgtgctgtggctgtgtgtggacagatacTGTTTGGGAACGGGACTAAACTGAACCTTGACAATAAAG GTGTCAGCTGTTCTGAGCACATACATATCTTGGTCCTTCTTTCTATCATCAGAACATCACTGATGTCCTGCTGCGTTTCTGTGATCATCATATGGCACTGTACTACTCGAAGAGCAAAAACAACTGTAAACGTGCCTTTCCAGAAAGAAATGCATTATGGACGGCAGCTTGAATCATTCTCCCATCCGAGAAAAACAAGACTCCTAGTTTGA